One window of the Micromonas commoda chromosome 11, complete sequence genome contains the following:
- a CDS encoding predicted protein, translated as MAAVEPQPLGGEAADYTNLQRVKVYRLNESGHWDDKGTGHVSCEYMEQSDSVGLVVVSEEDQQPLLVHRISREDIYQRQGGDTIITWTDPDIHTDIALSFQEAMGCNYIWEQISSVQHTYKKSDMAAPDDGFYQDSGRAGPSELPPAELGSLAELVKVVTECSPFAREKIANLALKKGYLRQLLDLFKTCEDLDDMESLHMMYTLVRGLVLLNDANLFDELLRDENVFDVVGALEYDPEYSEAEETGGDGHRAFLRDSVVFKEVVPIQDPAIRAKIHQTYRIGYLKDVILPRVLDDATFGTLTSIMLFNNVEVVLALQQDPAFLKELFNRLKSTPRADPGWDDLVGFLQELCSLAKHLQVQQRGSLFASLIQHGLFYVLTDVLKAESETSQLKGADVLMSTLHNDPSALRAFLVKQEDHALFDRIVELFVQGEEGLQAQLFELLKLMLDPETMDQPVEKSGFLELFYDHYVDKLVASVGAGATKEEDAGTEPTQSGLRPLDSFVPAWNLVKTIELLCFCVQHHSFRIKYYVLRNNVVEKVLNLTKRREKYLVVAAIRFLRSCVGLKDEFYNRYIIKNNLFGPVMKAFGENGARYNLLNSSVLELVDFVRRENIKGLIEYLVVTYDELFSGVEYVDTFRLLKLRYQQAQQPKTAAGAPGGRETAAAAQAMEAHRRRRDGSMDQSEEDYFNTDDDDEEEEAVGPAPAVDDEPLVGPSPPSLSAQFIPMAAEYEAGLVGSKRPLVDEEYAGDDDTGKRIKQDDGVEEEGLTAAQRNALTGLNAEPNVEVATDPNSEGGEVEHKPTSKPTSNWVSVGQEEQNQ; from the exons ATGGCCGCGGTCGAGCCGCAGCCGTTAGGCGGGGAGGCTGCGGACTACACCAACCTGCAACGGGTGAAGGTCTACCGCCTGAATGAGAGCGGGCACTGGGACGACAAGGGGACGGGTCACGTGTCGTGCGAGTACATGGAG CAATCTGATTCCGTCGGCCTCGTGGTCGTCTCGGAGGAGGACCAGCAGCCGTTGCTGGTGCACCGTATCTCTAGGGAAGATATTTACCAGCGTCAAGGGGGGGACACGATCATCACCTGGACGGATCCTGACATTCACACCGACATAGCGCTTAGCTTCCAGGAGGCGATGGGGTGCAACTACATCTGGGAACAGATAAGCTCCGTACAACACACGTACAAGAAGAGCGACATGGC TGCGCCGGACGACGGTTTTTATCAGGATTctggacgcgcgggaccctCGGAGCTGCCACCAGCGGAGCTCGGCAGTTTGGCTGAGCTGGTCAAGGTTGTCACCGAGTGCTCGCCATTTGCACGCGAGAAGATCGCCAACCTGGCGCTAAAGAAGGGTTACTTGCGTCAGCTCCTAGACCTATTCAAGACGTGCGAGGATTTGGACGACATGGAGTCGCTGCACATGATGTACACCCTGGTGCGGGGCTTGGTGCTGCTCAACGACGCCAACCTGTTTGACGAGCTGCTCCGGGACGAGAACGTCTTCGATGTCGTGGGTGCGCTCGAGTACGATCCCGAGTACAGCGAAGCGGAGGAAACGGGTGGAGACGGG CATCGCGCGTTCCTTCGGGACAGCGTCGTGTTCAAGGAGGTTGTCCCGATTCAGGACCCGGCGATTCGCGCTAAGATCCACCAGACGTACCGCATCGGGTACCTCAAGGACGTCATCCTGCCCAGGGTGTTGGACGACGCAACGTTCGGCACCCTCACGTCCATCATGCTCTTCAACAACGTGGAGGTGgtgctcgcgctccagcagGACCCGGCCTTTCTGAAGGAGCTGTTCAACCGGTTGaaatcgacgccgcgcgcggacccggGATGGGACGACCTGGTGGGCTTCCTCCAGGAGCTGTGCTCGCTCGCGAAGCACCTCCAGGTTCAGCAGCGCGGGTCACTATTCGCCTCGCTCATCCAGCACGGGTTGTTTTACGTGCTGACGGACGTGCTCAAGGCGGAGAGCGAGACGTCACAGCTCAAGGGGGCGGACGTGCTCATGTCCACGCTGCACAACGACCCCAGCGCTCTGAGGGCGTTCCTTGTCAAGCAGGAAGATCACGCGCTCTTCGATCGAATCGTCGAGCTGTTCGTCCAGGGCGAGGAGGGTCTCCAGGCGCAGCTGTTCGAGCTGCTAAAGTTGATGCTGGACCCGGAGACGATGGACCAGCCGGTGGAGAAGAGTGGATTCCTCGAGCTGTTTTACGATCACTACGTGGACAAGCTGGTGGCTTCCGTTGGCGCGGGGGCtaccaaggaggaggacgccgggaCGGAACCCACGCAATCCGGTCTGAGGCCACTGGATTCGTTCGTGCCCGCGTGGAACTTGGTCAAGACCATCGAGCTGCTATGCTTTTGCGTGCAACACCACAGCTTCAGGATCAAGTACTACGTGCTCCGCAACAACGTGGTGGAGAAGGTGCTCAACCTGACCAAGCGCAGGGAGAAGTACCTGGTGGTTGCCGCCATACGCTTCCTGCGGTCGTGCGTCGGCCTGAAGGACGAGTTCTACAATAGGTACATCATCAAGAACAACCTTTTCGGACCCGTCATGAAGGCGTTCGGGGAGAATGGGGCGCGATATAACCTGCTCAACAGCTCGGTgctggagctcgtcgacTTTGTCCGGCGCGAAAACATAAAGGGTCTCATCGAGTACCTGGTGGTCACCTACGATGAGCTCTTCTCCGGGGTCGAGTACGTCGACACGTTCAGGCTGCTGAAGCTGCGGTACCAGCAGGCGCAGCAGCccaagacggcggcgggtgccccGGGGGG CcgcgagaccgccgccgccgcgcaggcgatggaggcgcaccggcggcggcgcgacgggtccATGGATCAGAGCGAGGAGGACTACTTCAACAcggatgacgatgacgaggaggaggaggcggtgggaccggcgccggcggtggacgacgagccctTGGTTGGGCCGAGCCCGCCTTCGCTCTCGGCGCAGTTCATTCCGATGGCGGCGGAATACGAGGCGGGTCTCGTCGGCAGCAAGCGtccgctcgtcgacgaggagtaCGCAGGCGACGATGACACGGGAAAGCGGATAAAGCAGGACGACGGGGTCGAAGAAGAGGGTCTCACTGCGGCGCAGAGAAACGCGTTGACCGGATTGAACGCCGAGCCAAACGTCGAGGTTGCAACGGATCCAAACTCTGAGGGCGGTGAGGTTGAGCACAAGCCCACCTCGAAGCCTACCAGTAACTGGGTGTCCGTGGGGCAGGAAGAGCAAAATCAGTAG
- a CDS encoding predicted protein, with amino-acid sequence DDETLLKEFFADVSDASRDAEVERILACFKLNPYEHLNVRFDAGEDTIKRAFRKVSLLVHPDKCKHPSAKAAFDAIGQAQTLLGKEEVKRELDFNLTRAKESVIKAWRKETRNDVVLRVRYNGDRDAQLADFLESDEFHERWKLEGRKNIVDLEWRRRKLTLRIAAEEERVEKEEKEEAAERKKQSKAQKNWDEEKAREGRVGGWRDFTSKKKAKRQKVAGEFKAPTLKKE; translated from the coding sequence GACGACGAGACCCTCCTGAAGGAGTTCTTCGCGGATGTCTCCGATGCGTCGAGGGACGCCGAAGTTGAACGGATCCTGGCGTGTTTTAAGCTCAACCCCTACGAGCATCTCAACGTGAGGTttgacgccggcgaggataCAATCAAGCGAGCGTTCCGCAAGGTCAGCCTGTTGGTTCACCCGGATAAGTGCAAGCATCCGAGCGCTAAGGCGGCGTTTGACGCTATCGGTCAGGCTCAGACGCTGCTGGggaaggaggaggtgaagAGGGAGCTGGACTTCAACCTCACCCGAGCAAAGGAGTCGGTGATCAAGGCGTGGAGGAAGGAGACCCGCAACGATGTGGTGCTGAGGGTTAGGTACAACGGAGACAGggacgcgcagctcgccgacTTTTTGGAGAGCGATGAGTTCCACGAGCGGTGGAAGCTGGAGGGTAGGAAAAACATCGTAGACTTAgagtggcggcggcgcaagCTCACCCTTCGCATCGCAGCAGAGGAGGAACGcgtggagaaggaggagaaggaggaggcggccgagcGCAAGAAGCAGTCAAAGGCTCAGAAGAACTGGGACGAGGAGAAAGCGCGGGagggtcgcgtcggcggttggAGGGACTTCACCAGCAAGAAAAAGGCGAAACGGCAGAAGGTGGCTGGCGAGTTCAAGGCACCCACGCTCAAAAAGGAA
- a CDS encoding predicted protein yields MQASNVGVLRIASARRVVRVARAISTDAPASAHAASAAKGSGASATVPTFQEAILRLQQYWADRGCALWLPHNTEVGAGTMNPATFLRSLGPEPWSVCYPEPSIRPDDSRYGDNPNRVQRHTQFQVILKPDPGNAQELYLGSLEALGIDTKAHDLRFVEDNWESPVLGAWGLGWEVWLDGMEVTQFTYFQQCGSLKVAPTAVEITYGLERIMMSLQGVKHFKDIRYNDTMTYGEMLLQNEYEMSVFNMDEADVPAHQLRFELADKEANRMLDARLPLPAFDQLLKASHAFNILDARGAVGVTERQKLFASMRKLARESAVLWVARREELGFPLGVWEPEPVPDPVRTKGAAPTEAADFLLEVGTEELPPADVASGSEQLSKAIEACLDAAGLTHGGVVVGATPRRMVVKVKDLAAAQESKQERNRGPPLSRAFEEDGVTPTKAAMGFAKKNGVDPADLEKDGEYVWANVQTVGRAAHEVIADALPGIVGGINFPKTMRWNGDAAFSRPLRWLLAMHGEYHLPFVALGVASGSTTRLLRNSPTPTAEVTSAAHHAQLLEGDTIEISFDARRAAIWSAAEKLAAGVNGVVPPTAGESGGLIDEVVNLIESPTPIIGGFDPAFLELPKEVLVMVMRKHQRYFPVEDVATGDLLPHFITVANGSVNPDVVRAGNESVLKARYEDAKFFYEADTRRKLADFKPDLAGITFQTELGTMLEKTERVEKLAPKLATSLGFSESDAKVATEAAALARADLATQLVQEFTSLAGVMGKHYAAREGLDAPLCEAIFEAALPRSSGDILPSSPAGIAVAVADRLDTLAGLFAVVGAPKATADPFGLRRAAYGAVQALVASNSRCDLRAALAEAAALQPVECGDDVVDECLEYMTRRLEQYLVDSGCGVEAVRAVLAERGGDPAVAAVTARALDAAIVGGSEELKAAMTVLARPTRLVRGKELPADLEVKKESLVDAEEVALYEAYVAAREKVGVHSEATVGDLLSAAASLSEASEAFFDKVYVMAEEPELRRNRMALMNAIASLSEGIVDFTELPGF; encoded by the coding sequence ATGCAGGCGTCGAACGTCGGGGTTCTTCGCATCGCATCCGCCCGTCGTGTCGTTCGGGTGGCGCGCGCCATCTCCACGGATGCGCCAgcgagcgcgcacgccgcgtccgccgcgaagggaTCCGGCGCTTCCGCGACCGTCCCAACTTTCCAGGAGGCGATTCTCAGGCTCCAGCAGTACTGGGCCGACCGCGGTTGCGCCCTCTGGCTGCCGCACAACACCGaggtcggcgcggggaccaTGAACCCCGCCACCTTCCTCCGTTCGCTCGGCCCCGAGCCCTGGAGCGTGTGCTATCCTGAGCCCTCCATCCGCCCCGATGACTCCCGCTACGGTGACAATCCCAACAGGGTGCAGCGCCACACGCAGTTTCAGGTGATCCTCAAGCCGGACCCCGGGAACGCGCAGGAGCTGTACCTCGGCtccctcgaggcgctcggtATCGACACCAAGGCGCATGACCTAAGGTTCGTGGAGGATAACTGGGAGTCCCCCGTGCTTGGCGCGTGGGGTCTCGGCTGGGAGGTTTGGCTCGACGGCATGGAGGTGACCCAGTTCACCTACTTCCAGCAGTGCGGCTCCCTCAAGgtggcgcccaccgccgttGAGATCACCTACGGCCTCGAGCGCATCATGATGTCCCTCCAGGGCGTGAAGCACTTCAAGGACATCAGGTACAACGACACCATGACGTACGGAGAGATGCTCCTCCAGAACGAGTACGAGATGTCCGTGTTCAAcatggacgaggcggacgtccccgcgcaCCAGCTCAGGTTCGAGCTCGCTGACAAGGAGGCCAACCGCATGCTCGACGCCAGGCTGCCCCTCCCCGCGTTCGATCAGCTCCTTaaggcgtcgcacgcgttcaACATCCtggacgcccgcggcgccgtgggcgtcACCGAGCGCCAGAAGCTCTTCGCGAGCATGAGgaagctcgcgcgcgaatcCGCCGTGCTCTGGGTGGCCAGGCGCGAGGAACTCGGCTTCCCCCTCGGCGTAtgggagcccgagcccgtcccCGATCCGGTCCGGACCAAGGGCGCGGCTccgacggaggcggctgATTTTTTACTCGAGGTTGGCACCGAGGAGCTTCCCCCagcggacgtcgcgtcgggctcggAGCAGCTCTCAAAGGCGATCGAGGCGtgtctcgacgccgcgggtctcACCCACGGCGGTGTGGTCGTCGGAGCCACCCCCCGTCGCATGGTCGTCAAGGTcaaggacctcgccgccgcgcaggagagCAAACAGGAGCGTAACAGGGGTCCCCCCCTCTCCCGCGccttcgaggaggacggcgtcaccccgaccaaggcggcgatgggttTCGCCAAGAAGAACGGAGTGGACCCCGCGGACCTCGAGAAGGATGGCGAGTACGTGTGGGCCAACGTTCAGACggtcggtcgcgccgcgcacgaggtcATCGCGGATGCCCTCCCCGGCATCGTGGGCGGCATCAACTTCCCCAAGACGATGAGGTggaacggcgacgccgcgttcagcCGTCCCCTCCGTTGGCTCCTCGCCATGCACGGCGAGTACCACCTcccgttcgtcgcgctcggcgtggcgTCTGGCTCAACCACGCGCCTCCTGCGCAACAGCCCGACGCCCACGGCGGAGGTCACCAGCGCCGCTCACCACgcgcagctcctcgagggcgacacGATCGAGATcagcttcgacgcgcgccgcgccgccatctggtccgccgcggagaagctcgcggcgggcgtgaacggcgtcgtcccgcccaccgccggcgaGTCTGGCGGTTTGATCGACGAGGTTGTTAACCTGATCGAATCGCCCACGCCCATCAtcggcggcttcgacccGGCGTTCCTCGAGCTTCCCAAGGAGGTTTTGGTCATGGTCATGCGCAAGCACCAGAGGTACTTCCCCGTGGAGGACGTTGCCACCGGCGACCTCCTCCCGCACTTCATCACCGTCGCCAACGGATCCGTCaaccccgacgtcgtccgcgcgggtaACGAGTCGGTGCTCAAGGCCAGGTACGAGGATGCCAAGTTCTTCTACGAGGCCGACACCCGCAGGAAGCTCGCGGACTTCAAGCCCGATCTCGCGGGGATCACCTTCCAGACTGAGCTCGGTACCATGCTCGAGAAGACGGAGCGCGTGGAGAAGCTGGCGCCCaagctcgcgacgtccctgGGCTTCTCCGAGTCTGACGCCAAGGTTGCGACCGAGGCTGCCgcactcgcccgcgcggacctcgccaccCAGCTCGTTCAAGAGTTCACGTCCCTGGCGGGCGTCATGGGCAAGCACtacgccgctcgcgagggactcgACGCGCCCCTGTGCGAGGCCATCTTCGAGGCTGCCCTCCCTAGGTCTTCCGGCGACATCCtcccctcctcccccgcgggtattgccgtcgccgtcgccgacagGCTCGACACCCTCGCGGGTCTCTTCGCGGTCGTTGGGGCCCCCAAGGCGACGGCAGATCCATTTGGccttcggcgcgccgcgtacgGTGCGGTTCAGGCTCTGGTGGCGTCCAACTCCAGGTGCgacctgcgcgcggcgctggcggaggctgcggcgctcCAGCCGGTGGAGTGCGGCGATGATGTGGTGGACGAATGCCTCGAGTACATGACCAGGCGCCTGGAGCAGTACCTGGTCGACAGCGGGTGCGGCGTGGAGGCTgtgcgcgcggtgctcgcggagcgcggtggtgacccggcggtggcggcggtgacggccagggcgctcgacgcggcgatcgtcggcggttccgaggagctcaaggcggcgatgaccgtgCTCGCGCGACCCACCAGGCTGGTGCGGGGCAAGGAGCTCCCGGCCGACCTCGAGGTTAAGAAGGAGAGCCTGGTGGATGCTGAGGAGGTGGCGCTGTACGaggcgtacgtcgccgcgagggagaagGTTGGGGTCCACTCCGAGGCGACGGTGGGTGACCTGCTgtcggcggctgcgagcCTGTCCGAGGCGTCGGAAGCGTTCTTCGATAAGGTGTACGTCATGgcggaggagcccgagcTCCGGCGCAACCGCATGGCGCTCATGAACGCGATCGCGTCTCTCTCCGAGGGCATCGTGGACTTTACCGAACTTCCCGGGTTCTGA
- a CDS encoding predicted protein — MADDAYGYVGSPGKPQPRTGGSRPGPRGLALSSAAAQTATLGRSRATPPGSPGGGGGGEHTNGYYEVYPRGGGRKPALLVQLESLLAEQLRLSEKLASVKGGIHGADYRDESGALALEAHRAVFDAFINAFTTYRPLLTKVKEHYDRALDRALRSEHENVQMRSELKAMELRKGREVETARAEAIATAATFRGDVQQRLAKQTARAEEAEKERDEARAEIARLVEELEETRAKCAEAVEERRVLKEAALKESSWAQDPAMESMMALSVGPVPKNFPRADATLVDGEGGLSAPTEDAEGGEEEGEKAEAAVEDAEAAPEGEAETETKDE; from the coding sequence atggcggacgacgcctACGGGTACGTGGGCTCCCCCGGGAAGCCCCAGCCCCGGACGGGAGGCTCCCGCCCCGGCCCGAGGGGTCtcgccctctcctccgccgcggcgcagaccgccaccctcggccgcagccgcgcgaccccgccgggctcccccgggggcggcggcggcggcgagcacacCAACGGATACTACGAGGTgtacccgcgcggcggcggtcgcaaGCCCGCGCTGCTCGTCCAGCTGGAGAGCCTGCTCGCCGAGCAGCTGCGTTTGagcgagaagctcgcgagCGTCAAGGGAGGGATCCACGGCGCCGACTACAGggacgagagcggcgcgctggcgctcgaggcgcaccgcgccgtcTTCGACGCGTTCATCAACGCGTTCACCACGTACCGCCCGCTGCTCACCAAGGTCAAGGAGCACTacgaccgcgcgctggacAGAGCGCTGCGGAGCGAACACGAGAATGTGCAGATGCGCtccgagctcaaggcgatgGAGCTGCGGAAGGGGAGGGaggtggagacggcgcgcgcggaggcgatcgcgaccgcggcgaccttCCGCGGGGACGTGCAGCAACGGCTCGCCAAAcagacggcgcgcgcggaggaggcggagaaggaacGGGACGAGGCCAGGGCGGAGATTGcgcggctcgtcgaggagctcgaggagacaAGGGCCAAGTGCGCGGAGGCTGTCGAGGAGCGAAGGGTCCTGAAGGAGGCTGCGTTGAAGGAGTCGAGCTGGGCGCAGGATCCCGCGATGGAGTCGATGATGGCGTTGTCCGTGGGACCCGTGCCGAAGAATTTTCCCAGGGCGGATGCCACTCTCGTGGACGGGGAGGGCGGAttgtcggcgccgacggaggacgccgagggcggcgaggaggagggggagaaggcggaggcggcggtcgaggacgcggaggctgcgccgGAGGGAGAGGCCGAAACAGAGACCAAGGACGAGTGA
- a CDS encoding predicted protein, whose protein sequence is LRVMTYNVLADAYSHTWKELYPYLSDEAADAEYRLLLAMEDVRVAKPDVVALQEVDKKWYDAFWVPQMRAAGYVPAGGLTEKTGLTREGCATFCRGDEWRPVRTEETGLNTPGPMPEERDTSDWVSSQPHLADALSKVNTVAQLAVLESAAGDGRAVVVANTHLFFHPGAVHLRVMQARWLLRHADGLRRRWVEADNEAGRGGGKEVGLVVCGDFNGEPFDGVIRFVRESVLGAGDGDWALGSVFRWGAAMHLRHPLALVSACGYPEFTNYVGGFAGSLDYVWFDSSALESVASMPMPPLDAVTAETALPNSEFPSDHLPMVADLRFTR, encoded by the exons CTGCGCGTCATGACGTAcaacgtcctcgccgacgcgtacAGTCACACGTGGAAAGAGCTCTACCCGTACCTGTCCGACGAGGCTGCGGATGCGGAGTACAGGCTGTTGCTCGCGATGGAGGACGTGCGCGTGGCCAAaccggacgtcgtcgcgttgcAAGAGGTTGACAAGAAGTGGTACGACGCGTTCTGGGTGCCCCagatgcgcgccgccggctaCGTTCCCGCCGGTGGCTTGACCGAAAAGACGGGTCTGACCCGCGAGGGATGCGCGACGTTTTGCCGGGGAGATGAGTGGCGGCCGGTGCGAACCGAGGAGACGGGTCTGAACACCCCGGGTCCGATGCCCGAGGAGCGGGACACGTCGGATTGGGTATCGTCCCAGCcccacctcgcggacgcTCTGTCCAAGGTGAACACGGTGGCTCAGCTCGCGGTTttggagtcggcggcgggtgacgGCCGCGCGGTTGTGGTTGCAAACACGCACCTGTTTTTCCatcccggcgccgtccacctcAGGGTGATGCAGGCGAGGTGGCTCTTGCGTCACGCGGACGGTCTCAGGCGCCGGTGGGTCGAGGCCGATAACGAGGCGGGTCGAGGCGGGGGTAAGGAGGTCGGGCTGGTGGTGTGCGGCGATTTCAACGGCGAGCCGTTTGACGGCGTGATCCGGTTCGTCCGCGAAtcggtgctcggcgccggcgacggggactgGGCGCTGGGCAGCGTGTTCAGGTGGGGGG CCGCCATGCACCTGAGGCATCCGCTGGCGCTCGTGTCCGCGTGTGGATACCCCGAGTTTACAAACTAcgtcggcgggttcgcgggAAGTTTGGATTACGTCTGGTTCGACTCGTCGGCTCtcgagtccgtcgcgtccatgcCCATGCCGCCGCTGGATGCCGTgaccgcggagacggcgcttCCAAACTCGGAGTTTCCGTCCGACCACCTTCCCATGGTCGCGGACTTGAGGTTTACGCGGTAG
- a CDS encoding predicted protein, protein MAIENAGGTERTEESRRDVLKGKTVSELWAMENNNKGEDTRDDDEDEAGVTGYEYCCGGAKDVAERDEAGKEADTAEEDELIEVVDPERQARQLQKVIKQIEISSRYERVRAVTKPLPEFRAEDVEEPEYYSHAAGDERFWDEDEFSVEADPAGSEFGDEDEERYAVLGDFESAHDLATPW, encoded by the coding sequence atggcgatcgAGAACGCCGGCGGAACCGAGCGGACGGAGGAGAGCCGAAGGGACGTCTTGAAGGGCAAGACCGTCTCGGAGCTGTGGGCGATGGAGAACAACAACAAAGGCGAGGacacgcgcgacgacgacgaggacgaggcgggcgtGACGGGATACGAGTACTGCTGCGGCGGGGCGAAGGACGTGGCTGAGAGGGACGAGGCGGGGAAGGAGGCGGAtaccgcggaggaggatgaaCTCATCGAGGTCGTGGACCCGGAGCGTCAGGCGAGGCAACTTCAGAAGGTGATAAAGCAAATTGAGATTTCGTCGCGGTACGAGCGAGTGCGGGCCGTCACGAAGCCGCTGCCGGAGTttcgcgcggaggacgtggaGGAACCGGAGTACTACTCGCACGCGGCTGGGGACGAACGGTTCTGGGATGAAGACGAGTTCTCCGTCGAGGCTGATCCCGCCGGGTCCGAGTttggggacgaggacgaggagaggTACGCGGTGCTTGGGGACTTCGAGTCGGCGCACGACTTGGCCACGCCGTGG
- a CDS encoding predicted protein — protein MAASGSALAWSVAFNHDFARVPCVRRSVGCRRVAPTSPRHRERESTSTRAQLGSLKPIEESGDEGPTQWRVRQVYGDGKELLDQLREVADLLAEGFNKSGSTSRDLLNGLVQKVRWSGGNFLCLVADNGEDGSALVGACDLTLLPAGGPKRSREALVADVPALLNLPPDGHFLYLTGMVVPSTFRRRGIGQALLRRSEAMARKIQPAPECVALHVDVANVAARRLYANAGYQYVGWSEGGSEDKGEDEKEDKEGLPWRLPFGLPKKPKTEVLMVKWTPGPGASGE, from the exons ATGGCCGCATCCGGGAGCGCTCTCGCGTGGTCAGTGGCGTTCAATCACGACTTTGCTCGCGTGCCGTGCGTGCGTCGAAGCGTCGGATGTCGGCGGGTCGCTCCCACGTCGCCTCGACACAGGGAACGCGAATCCACGTCGACACGGGCGCAGCTGGGATCGCTCAAGCCCATCGAGGAGAGCGGGGACGAGGGCCCAACGCAGTGGAGGGTCCGGCAGGTGTACGGCGACGGCAAGGAGCTTCTCGACCAGCTGAGGGAGGTTGCAGACCTGCTCGCGGAGGGCTTCAACAAGAGCGGCAGCACGAGCAGGGACCTCCTCAACGGGCTCGTGCAGAAG GTGCGGTGGAGCGGCGGTAACTTCTTGTGCCTCGTGGCGGAtaacggcgaggacggctcggcgctcgtcggAGCGTGCGACCTCACGCTCCTCCCCGCGGGTGGACCCAAGCGTTCGAgggaggcgctcgtggcggacgtGCCCGCTCTTCTCAACCTCCCGCCGGACGGTCACTTTCTCTACCTGACCGGGATGGTCGTCCCGAGCACGTTCAGGCGACGGGGCATCGGGCAGGCGCTGTTGCGGCGGTcggaggcgatggcgcgcaAGATTCAACCGGCGCCCGAGTGCGTCGCGCtgcacgtcgacgtcgccaacgtcgccgccaggcGTTTGTACGCAAACGCCGGGTATCAGTACGTGGGATGGAGCGAGGGGGGCTCGGAGGATAAAGGGGAGGATGAAAAGGAGGATAAAGAAGGACTTCCGTGGCGGCTCCCGTTCGGGCTCCCGAAGAAGCCGAAGACTGAGGTGCTCATGGTGAAGTGGACCCCCGGCCCGGGGGCGAGTGGCGAGTAG